A region from the Sphingomonas brevis genome encodes:
- the gcvH gene encoding glycine cleavage system protein GcvH: MSLYFTKEHEWIRVDGDVATVGISDHAQEALGDIVFAEVPDAGRSLNKGDDAAVVESVKAASDVYAPVGGEVVEGNSALADDPALINRDPEGAGWFFKLKLADASELEGLMSEADYREWLTTL; encoded by the coding sequence ATGAGCCTCTATTTCACCAAGGAGCATGAATGGATCCGCGTCGACGGCGACGTGGCGACGGTCGGAATCTCGGATCACGCCCAGGAAGCTCTGGGCGACATCGTCTTCGCCGAGGTTCCAGACGCGGGCCGCAGCCTCAACAAGGGCGATGACGCGGCAGTGGTGGAATCGGTCAAGGCTGCTAGCGATGTCTATGCCCCGGTTGGCGGAGAGGTAGTCGAGGGAAATAGTGCGCTGGCCGACGATCCGGCGCTTATCAACCGCGATCCGGAAGGCGCAGGCTGGTTCTTCAAGCTGAAGCTTGCCGATGCCTCCGAGCTTGAGGGGCTGATGAGCGAAGCGGATTATCGCGAATGGCTGACGACGCTCTGA
- a CDS encoding class I SAM-dependent methyltransferase → MADDALTPDPNVEGTPASTSQWDAADYARIGGFVPALGQAALELLDPQPGEHILDVGCGDGTLTLKIKEMGADVVGIDNSLSMIGAARAKGLDARLMDAAQLKFGEAFDAVFSNATLHWVLDKERAARAIWFALKPGGRFAGEMGGDGNLARLREALDDELVARGFGPPTYAANWYPSVEDFTAVYEQAGFKDIDARLIERPTPLEHGVAAWVITFRAGWLDRAGVPHEERQSIADAVAERVGSDMADYVRLRFIMRKPK, encoded by the coding sequence ATGGCTGACGACGCTCTGACTCCGGATCCAAACGTGGAGGGCACTCCCGCCTCGACCTCGCAATGGGATGCGGCGGACTATGCCCGCATTGGTGGCTTCGTGCCGGCATTGGGGCAGGCGGCGCTGGAGCTGCTCGATCCGCAGCCGGGAGAGCATATCCTCGACGTCGGCTGCGGCGACGGCACGCTGACCCTCAAGATCAAGGAAATGGGCGCCGACGTCGTCGGTATCGACAACAGTCTTTCCATGATCGGTGCGGCGCGGGCGAAAGGGCTCGATGCGCGGCTGATGGACGCGGCGCAGCTGAAGTTCGGCGAGGCGTTCGACGCCGTTTTTTCCAATGCAACCTTGCACTGGGTGCTCGACAAGGAGCGGGCGGCGCGCGCGATCTGGTTCGCGCTTAAGCCCGGCGGACGTTTCGCGGGCGAAATGGGGGGCGACGGCAATCTCGCCCGGCTGCGCGAGGCACTCGACGATGAGCTGGTCGCGCGCGGGTTCGGCCCGCCGACCTATGCCGCCAACTGGTATCCGTCGGTCGAGGATTTCACCGCCGTTTACGAGCAGGCAGGGTTCAAGGACATCGACGCCCGCTTGATCGAGCGGCCGACCCCACTGGAACATGGTGTCGCCGCCTGGGTCATCACTTTCCGCGCCGGCTGGCTCGACCGGGCCGGCGTTCCGCACGAAGAACGCCAATCGATCGCCGACGCCGTCGCCGAGCGGGTTGGTTCCGACATGGCCGACTATGTCCGCCTTCGCTTCATCATGAGGAAGCCCAAGTGA
- the gcvPA gene encoding aminomethyl-transferring glycine dehydrogenase subunit GcvPA — protein MRYLPLSETDRSAMLATIGAGSVDDLFRDVPEGLLLKDSIAGLPPHASEMAVERDLAAMARKNMVAGDVPFFLGCGAYKHHVPASVDHLIQRGEFLTAYTPYQPEIAQGTLQVLFEFQTQVARLLGCEVANASMYDGSTACWEAIGMARRITRKSKAIISSGLHPHYVSVCNTMAKFTGDTLDTELPSLDAATDAKRLIASIDAETSCVVVQYPDILGRITDLTPIAEAAQAKGALLIAVVTEPVALGLIKAPGEMGADIVVGEGQSIGVGLQFGGPYVGLFATREKYVRQMPGRLAGETVDAEGKRGFVLTLSTREQHIRREKATSNICTNSGLCALAFSIHMTLLGETGLAGLAKMNHARACEAAERLSKIAGVRLVNDNFFNEFTLELPVEARPAVHAMVQKGVLGGVSLGRLYPGVDALKNGLVVAVTETASEKDIDALEAALKELCK, from the coding sequence GTGAGGTATCTTCCCCTTTCCGAGACCGATCGCTCCGCCATGCTCGCCACGATCGGCGCCGGCTCGGTCGACGATTTGTTTCGCGACGTGCCGGAGGGGCTGCTGCTTAAGGATTCCATCGCGGGCCTGCCGCCGCACGCCAGCGAAATGGCGGTCGAGCGCGACCTCGCTGCGATGGCTCGCAAGAATATGGTTGCGGGCGACGTGCCATTCTTCCTCGGATGCGGCGCCTACAAACATCATGTTCCGGCGAGCGTCGATCATTTGATCCAGCGCGGCGAGTTCCTGACCGCCTACACGCCTTATCAGCCGGAAATTGCGCAGGGCACGCTGCAGGTGCTGTTCGAATTCCAGACCCAGGTTGCACGGCTGCTGGGCTGCGAGGTTGCCAACGCCTCGATGTACGACGGCTCGACCGCCTGCTGGGAAGCGATCGGCATGGCGCGGCGGATCACGCGCAAATCGAAGGCGATCATCTCGTCGGGGCTGCACCCGCACTATGTCAGCGTCTGCAACACGATGGCCAAATTCACCGGCGATACGCTGGATACCGAATTGCCGAGCCTCGATGCGGCGACCGATGCCAAGCGGCTGATCGCCAGCATCGACGCCGAAACCAGCTGCGTCGTCGTTCAATATCCCGACATCCTTGGCCGGATCACCGACCTGACCCCGATCGCCGAGGCGGCGCAGGCCAAGGGCGCACTGCTGATCGCGGTTGTGACCGAGCCGGTCGCGCTGGGCTTGATCAAGGCGCCGGGGGAGATGGGGGCGGACATCGTCGTCGGCGAAGGCCAGTCGATCGGTGTGGGCCTGCAATTCGGCGGACCCTACGTCGGCCTGTTCGCCACCCGCGAGAAATATGTCCGGCAGATGCCGGGCCGGCTGGCCGGCGAGACGGTCGATGCCGAGGGCAAACGCGGTTTCGTGCTGACCTTGTCGACCCGCGAGCAACATATCCGCCGCGAAAAGGCGACCTCGAACATCTGCACCAACTCAGGTTTGTGCGCGCTGGCCTTTTCAATCCATATGACCCTGCTGGGCGAAACGGGCCTCGCCGGCCTCGCTAAGATGAATCACGCGCGCGCGTGTGAGGCGGCGGAGCGATTGTCGAAAATCGCCGGCGTGCGGCTGGTCAACGACAATTTCTTCAATGAATTTACGCTGGAGCTGCCGGTCGAGGCCCGCCCGGCAGTTCACGCCATGGTCCAAAAGGGAGTGCTCGGCGGTGTGTCGCTCGGGCGGCTCTATCCGGGCGTCGATGCGCTCAAGAACGGGCTGGTGGTGGCGGTGACCGAAACCGCCAGCGAAAAGGATATTGATGCGCTGGAAGCGGCGTTGAAGGAGCTGTGCAAGTGA
- the gcvPB gene encoding aminomethyl-transferring glycine dehydrogenase subunit GcvPB, translating to MTAETETAAKPASPNPSGWRPSAPATGEPVAAPTVTGNRALMLEEPLLFEIGRRDQTGIDLEPAKAVATRLGGLERNGVDLPGLSEPETVRHYTRLSRQNYAIDLGLFPLGSCTMKHNPRLNEKMARLPGFSDIHPLQPQETVQGALEVIDRLAFWLIELTGMQGVAMSPKAGAHGELCGLLCIRAALEARGDPRQVVLVPESAHGTNPATAAFCGYRVENIPATKAGRVDLEALKARLGPDVAAVMITNPNTCGLFEPQMKEISDAVHAAGAFVYCDGANFNAIVGKAKPGDLGVDAMHINLHKTFSTPHGGGGPGSGPVVLSEALAPFAPLPFVQKSDRSYKMVEEETAHEQGSDSFGRMVAFHGQMGMFTRALTYILSHGADGLAQVAGDSVLNANYLLRSLEDVLDAPFAFSGPCMHEAIFSDKGFAEGFSTIDVAKALIDEGFHPMTMYFPLVVHGAMLVEPTETESKANLDQFIAALRSIAERAKAGDPALKAAPIHAPRRRLDETLAARKPVLTYNNPAPDGSSTGLGAHFGGG from the coding sequence GTGACCGCCGAGACCGAAACCGCGGCCAAGCCGGCGAGCCCAAATCCGTCGGGCTGGCGCCCGTCCGCGCCGGCAACAGGCGAGCCAGTCGCCGCGCCGACCGTGACCGGTAACCGCGCGCTGATGCTTGAAGAGCCTTTGCTGTTCGAAATCGGCCGGCGCGATCAGACCGGCATCGATTTGGAGCCCGCCAAGGCCGTTGCCACGCGTCTCGGCGGCCTGGAACGCAACGGCGTCGATTTGCCCGGCCTCAGCGAACCCGAGACGGTACGGCACTACACCCGGCTCTCGCGGCAGAACTACGCGATCGACCTCGGTCTGTTTCCGCTCGGATCGTGCACGATGAAACATAATCCGCGCCTCAACGAAAAGATGGCGCGCCTGCCCGGCTTTTCCGACATTCATCCGCTTCAGCCGCAGGAGACGGTCCAGGGCGCGCTGGAAGTGATCGACCGGCTCGCCTTTTGGCTGATTGAGCTCACCGGCATGCAGGGCGTAGCGATGAGCCCGAAGGCCGGCGCACACGGCGAGTTATGCGGGCTGCTTTGCATTCGCGCCGCCCTGGAAGCGCGCGGCGATCCGCGGCAGGTCGTGCTGGTCCCGGAAAGCGCTCATGGCACCAACCCCGCCACGGCTGCTTTTTGCGGCTACCGGGTCGAGAATATACCTGCGACCAAGGCCGGGCGGGTCGATCTGGAGGCGCTCAAGGCTCGCCTGGGTCCGGACGTCGCCGCGGTGATGATCACCAATCCCAACACCTGCGGCCTGTTCGAGCCGCAGATGAAGGAGATCAGCGACGCCGTGCATGCCGCCGGGGCCTTCGTCTATTGCGATGGCGCCAACTTCAACGCGATCGTCGGCAAGGCGAAGCCCGGGGATCTCGGCGTCGACGCGATGCACATCAACCTTCACAAGACCTTCTCGACCCCCCATGGCGGGGGCGGACCGGGATCCGGGCCAGTGGTATTGTCGGAGGCGCTGGCGCCGTTTGCCCCGTTGCCATTCGTCCAGAAGTCGGACCGCAGCTACAAGATGGTCGAGGAGGAGACTGCCCACGAGCAAGGGAGCGACAGCTTCGGCCGTATGGTCGCCTTCCACGGCCAGATGGGCATGTTCACCCGGGCTTTGACCTATATTTTGAGCCATGGCGCCGATGGTCTCGCCCAGGTCGCGGGGGATAGCGTCCTCAACGCCAATTACCTCCTCCGCAGCCTGGAAGATGTGCTCGACGCCCCGTTCGCCTTCTCAGGCCCCTGCATGCATGAGGCAATTTTCAGCGATAAGGGCTTCGCCGAGGGCTTCTCGACGATCGACGTCGCCAAGGCGCTGATCGACGAAGGCTTCCATCCAATGACGATGTATTTTCCGCTGGTTGTTCATGGCGCGATGCTGGTCGAGCCGACGGAAACCGAGTCCAAGGCCAATCTCGACCAGTTCATCGCCGCGCTGCGCTCGATCGCGGAGCGCGCCAAGGCTGGGGATCCAGCACTGAAGGCCGCACCGATCCATGCCCCGCGCCGCCGCCTCGACGAGACGCTGGCGGCAAGGAAGCCAGTCCTAACCTATAATAACCCGGCGCCGGACGGCTCCTCGACTGGCCTGGGAGCGCACTTCGGCGGCGGTTGA
- a CDS encoding DUF938 domain-containing protein has translation MTRPSFPPYNVSDLGKGLKRKAPAAGRNVGPIGDVLAEWLPASGLVLEIASGTGEHALAFAQRFPNLTWQPSDPDPEALASIAAWQAEGPGNLLPPIALDVTIDWPIDSADAILCVNMVHISPWPCSLGLLDGAERLLASGAPLILYGPWLEAGIEAAPSNLAFDLDLKARNPEWGLRLVEDFAAEAALRGFILRERRPMPSNNLMLRFEQA, from the coding sequence ATGACCAGGCCCAGCTTCCCGCCTTACAATGTTAGCGATCTGGGCAAGGGCCTGAAGCGCAAGGCGCCGGCCGCCGGGCGCAATGTGGGTCCGATCGGCGACGTGCTCGCGGAATGGTTGCCGGCAAGCGGACTGGTGCTGGAGATCGCCAGCGGCACGGGCGAACATGCCCTGGCCTTCGCACAACGCTTTCCAAACCTGACCTGGCAACCCAGCGACCCGGATCCGGAAGCGCTGGCGTCAATTGCCGCATGGCAGGCGGAAGGCCCGGGCAACCTGCTTCCACCGATTGCGTTGGACGTTACCATCGACTGGCCCATCGACAGCGCCGATGCGATCCTGTGCGTCAACATGGTTCACATCAGTCCATGGCCGTGCTCGCTGGGTTTGCTCGATGGTGCCGAACGACTGTTGGCAAGCGGCGCGCCGCTGATCCTTTATGGTCCGTGGCTGGAAGCAGGGATCGAGGCGGCACCTTCAAACCTCGCCTTCGACCTGGATCTCAAGGCGCGCAATCCCGAATGGGGCCTGCGATTGGTAGAGGATTTCGCGGCCGAAGCGGCGCTACGCGGTTTTATCCTCAGGGAGCGCAGGCCGATGCCGTCCAACAATCTGATGCTGCGGTTCGAGCAGGCCTAG
- a CDS encoding phosphatase PAP2 family protein: protein MTNLTKPVVMILLISIFAVAAVAGGPADRFEVGLLQSLAEARAEWPRLTALVAGLTNLGGAYVTLSVTAAASLWLLFRRQPAVALLLVATVLVERTLVEFMKDWIGRPRPHFGVDWLPSSLAFPSGHSANSLTAFLAAALIVAAPARRGPWVMGALLLALVVGLSRIYLGVHWPSDVIGGWAFGLLAVGLALQAGRRLGLLEPQHQIVGRHRPALPEDKTA from the coding sequence ATGACTAACTTGACCAAGCCAGTCGTCATGATCCTTCTGATTTCGATTTTTGCCGTGGCCGCTGTCGCCGGCGGACCCGCCGACAGGTTCGAAGTGGGATTGTTGCAGAGCCTGGCCGAAGCTCGCGCCGAATGGCCCCGACTGACGGCCCTGGTCGCCGGCCTCACAAATCTTGGTGGAGCCTATGTCACATTGAGCGTGACCGCCGCGGCATCGCTGTGGTTGTTGTTCCGGCGGCAGCCCGCCGTCGCGCTGTTGCTGGTCGCAACCGTCCTTGTCGAGCGCACATTGGTAGAATTCATGAAGGACTGGATCGGCCGCCCGCGTCCCCATTTCGGCGTCGATTGGCTACCCTCCAGTCTCGCCTTTCCCAGTGGCCACTCCGCCAACAGCCTGACCGCCTTTTTGGCAGCGGCGCTGATTGTCGCCGCCCCCGCCCGCCGCGGACCATGGGTCATGGGCGCGTTGCTGCTGGCGCTCGTCGTAGGCCTGTCGCGGATTTATCTTGGCGTGCATTGGCCCAGCGACGTCATCGGCGGCTGGGCATTTGGCCTGCTGGCTGTCGGTCTCGCGCTGCAGGCCGGACGGCGTCTAGGCCTGCTCGAACCGCAGCATCAGATTGTTGGACGGCATCGGCCTGCGCTCCCTGAGGATAAAACCGCGTAG
- a CDS encoding PilZ domain-containing protein: MDQSSASQNRKNRRSNVLMSASLELSGTSLPVKLRNLSSEGALVEGEKLPVEGASLLFRKGDLSVAGTIAWVKGRQAGVSFTQRLDPEQLLRHVPAPRARVTPAFRRPGLTKFTDEDQGYGGAWHWRFPHATD, encoded by the coding sequence ATGGACCAGAGCAGCGCCAGCCAAAATCGCAAGAATCGGCGGTCAAATGTGTTGATGTCGGCCAGCCTCGAGCTGTCGGGCACATCCTTGCCGGTCAAGCTGCGCAATCTCAGCTCGGAAGGCGCCTTGGTGGAGGGCGAGAAGCTGCCTGTGGAAGGTGCGTCCCTGCTGTTCCGCAAGGGCGATCTCAGCGTGGCCGGGACGATCGCCTGGGTTAAAGGGCGTCAGGCAGGTGTCAGTTTCACGCAAAGGCTCGATCCCGAGCAGTTGCTTCGCCATGTCCCGGCTCCGCGCGCGCGGGTCACGCCGGCCTTCCGCCGCCCGGGACTCACGAAGTTCACCGACGAAGATCAGGGTTACGGCGGTGCCTGGCACTGGCGTTTCCCACACGCCACGGACTGA
- a CDS encoding retroviral-like aspartic protease family protein, whose amino-acid sequence MMISHWLAAALIVGGTAAVAEPTRLDIDNAPAQAIDSTTITDEVALTRDKIDRMTVDVSVGGNGPYRFLVDTGAERTVISRQLAQRLKLESGKAATLHSVIGVNPVETVFIPRLQVSNSLISVVDAPALEAANIGADGMLGIDSLRSQRVMFDFKAQTMSITPANRPVEKMDGDTIVVRARARSGRLIFTHAKIDGQKVTVIIDTGSQVTIGNPALQRRLMRSNMWTSPVPTTIESVTGEKLPARLAMVKALELGDVHLDDLPIAFADAHIFRQLDLKDEPALLLGMNAMRAFDRVSIDFTSKKVRFVLPGTSMREPVRLAAVGAI is encoded by the coding sequence ATGATGATTTCGCATTGGCTGGCCGCAGCACTGATTGTGGGCGGCACCGCAGCCGTCGCTGAACCAACCCGGCTCGATATCGACAACGCACCGGCCCAGGCCATCGATAGCACGACTATCACCGACGAGGTGGCGCTGACCAGGGACAAGATCGACCGCATGACGGTCGACGTTTCGGTCGGGGGCAACGGCCCTTACCGCTTCCTGGTCGATACAGGTGCGGAGCGGACCGTGATTTCGCGTCAGCTGGCCCAGCGGCTAAAACTGGAAAGCGGCAAGGCGGCGACGCTTCACAGTGTGATTGGCGTGAATCCCGTTGAAACGGTTTTTATCCCCCGCCTGCAGGTCAGCAATAGCCTGATCTCCGTGGTCGACGCGCCGGCGCTTGAAGCGGCCAACATCGGCGCTGACGGGATGCTCGGTATCGACAGCCTGCGCTCTCAGCGGGTGATGTTCGATTTCAAGGCTCAAACCATGTCCATCACACCGGCCAATCGGCCGGTCGAAAAGATGGACGGTGATACGATTGTTGTGCGGGCGCGCGCCCGAAGCGGCCGTCTGATCTTTACCCATGCCAAGATCGATGGGCAGAAGGTGACGGTCATCATCGACACCGGATCACAGGTGACGATCGGCAATCCCGCACTCCAGCGCAGATTGATGCGGAGCAATATGTGGACCTCGCCGGTGCCAACGACGATTGAATCGGTGACTGGCGAGAAGCTTCCGGCGCGTTTGGCGATGGTCAAGGCGCTGGAGCTTGGCGATGTTCACCTCGACGACCTGCCGATCGCCTTTGCCGATGCACACATTTTTCGCCAGCTCGACCTCAAGGATGAGCCGGCGCTCCTACTGGGCATGAACGCGATGCGGGCATTCGACCGGGTCTCGATCGACTTCACGTCAAAGAAGGTACGGTTCGTGCTTCCAGGCACGAGCATGCGCGAGCCCGTTCGGCTGGCGGCAGTCGGCGCAATCTAG
- a CDS encoding outer membrane protein, whose translation MKKYLLAAVCVAAVATPAQARDGQLYLGIEGGALWSPDKDADIFADYTTTQPAQTPPILAPAPVDTLFENALHLDYKTGIDLDGIVGYDFGMFRLEGELGWKKAPLKDLNVDDSFVASLNTALNRPSAPPDTGAPGLAPLVSGDFDLNGKTTVFSAMLNGLVDFGDEDGFSFYAGLGAGWAKVKVNTDFVDDSDGSFAWQLIAGIRYAISPNIDIGLKYRYFRTGNVHLVNESVLALDGNPDTFDVGVTAPLLVDRTTDAVLSTDFDNKFRSHSLLASLIFNFGHAEPPPPPPPPPPPPPPPPPATQTCPDGSVILATDACPPPPPPPPPPPPPPEPERG comes from the coding sequence ATGAAAAAATATCTACTCGCGGCGGTCTGCGTGGCCGCAGTCGCAACACCGGCCCAGGCACGCGACGGCCAGCTCTATCTCGGCATAGAAGGCGGCGCCCTATGGTCTCCGGACAAGGATGCCGACATCTTCGCCGACTACACTACCACTCAGCCCGCACAAACGCCGCCGATTCTGGCGCCCGCCCCGGTCGACACGCTTTTCGAGAATGCGCTCCACCTCGATTACAAGACGGGTATCGATCTGGATGGCATCGTCGGGTACGATTTCGGCATGTTCCGGCTTGAGGGCGAGCTTGGCTGGAAGAAGGCACCGCTCAAAGACCTCAATGTCGACGACAGTTTCGTTGCCAGCCTGAACACGGCGTTGAACCGGCCATCCGCTCCACCGGATACCGGTGCGCCGGGATTGGCGCCGCTGGTTAGCGGCGATTTCGATCTGAATGGCAAGACCACTGTCTTCTCGGCCATGCTCAACGGCCTGGTCGACTTCGGTGACGAGGATGGCTTCTCCTTCTACGCCGGCCTCGGCGCCGGCTGGGCAAAGGTCAAGGTCAACACCGATTTCGTCGATGACAGCGACGGGTCATTCGCGTGGCAGCTGATTGCGGGCATCCGCTACGCAATCAGCCCGAACATCGATATTGGCCTTAAGTATCGCTACTTCCGGACCGGCAATGTTCATCTGGTGAACGAAAGCGTCCTTGCCCTTGATGGCAACCCGGACACGTTCGATGTCGGTGTTACCGCGCCGCTACTGGTGGACCGCACGACGGACGCAGTTTTGTCGACCGACTTTGACAATAAGTTCCGGTCGCACAGCCTGCTGGCCAGCCTGATCTTCAACTTCGGCCATGCAGAGCCGCCGCCCCCGCCTCCGCCGCCGCCGCCGCCACCGCCTCCGCCGCCCCCGGCGACGCAGACGTGCCCGGATGGTTCGGTGATCCTGGCGACGGACGCCTGTCCGCCACCGCCTCCGCCGCCACCTCCGCCGCCGCCTCCGCCGGAGCCGGAACGCGGCTGA
- a CDS encoding L,D-transpeptidase family protein, with protein sequence MISQTCKLVLLAAVLGSSPAYAKKPPKPVSAPVVTPIFARNFTPIDRFYSARKDALLWMSNREAQVALIQLLRDAPIDGFTRGPDLATQIEGAITAAQTGTPAAATSADRLMSQALIDYVQSLYTQVPGMTYGDNWVRPKAPSGETILATAARAPSLAAHMDEVWNLNPVYAQLRKAAVEEAKLPNGGQSARLALNLSRARFKPPSNKFILVDIASARLWMYENGAPVDSMKVVVGKNEVDPKSGASLRTPMLAGVMYYAIYNPYWHVPDHLVRLNIAPAVAKLGPNALKGNKYEVVDSWSSNPVIVDPATVDWKAVSAGTAHALLRQKPTGANSMGKMKFPFENGLGIYLHDTPHKEYFKEAVRTLSNGCIRLERAADFGSWMMGRPARPEDTSAELTVPFPQGVPIYVTYLTALPDTGKIAYGKDVYGWDARAPMTGQAVVQAAGAGS encoded by the coding sequence GTGATTTCGCAGACCTGCAAGCTAGTCCTTCTTGCCGCGGTGCTTGGCTCGAGCCCGGCCTATGCCAAGAAGCCGCCGAAGCCGGTATCGGCGCCAGTGGTCACCCCTATCTTCGCGCGCAATTTCACGCCGATCGATCGCTTCTATTCGGCGCGCAAGGACGCGCTACTGTGGATGTCGAACCGGGAGGCGCAAGTCGCGCTGATCCAATTGCTGCGCGATGCGCCGATCGACGGATTCACGCGCGGTCCGGATCTCGCGACTCAGATTGAGGGTGCGATCACCGCCGCGCAAACAGGCACTCCGGCAGCTGCCACCAGTGCCGACCGCCTCATGTCGCAGGCGCTGATCGACTATGTCCAGTCGCTCTACACGCAAGTTCCCGGCATGACCTATGGTGACAATTGGGTGCGCCCAAAGGCGCCTAGCGGGGAAACGATCCTCGCTACCGCCGCCCGGGCTCCGTCGCTCGCAGCGCACATGGATGAGGTATGGAACCTCAACCCGGTCTATGCGCAGCTCCGCAAGGCTGCAGTCGAAGAAGCCAAGCTTCCGAACGGTGGCCAGTCGGCCCGTCTTGCGCTCAACCTGTCGCGCGCGCGGTTCAAGCCGCCATCAAACAAATTCATTTTGGTCGACATCGCATCCGCCCGGCTGTGGATGTACGAAAATGGCGCCCCGGTGGATTCGATGAAAGTCGTCGTCGGCAAAAACGAAGTCGATCCAAAGAGCGGTGCGAGCCTCCGGACACCGATGCTTGCGGGCGTCATGTATTACGCGATTTACAACCCTTACTGGCACGTTCCCGATCATCTTGTGCGCCTCAACATCGCACCGGCCGTGGCAAAGCTAGGACCCAACGCGCTCAAGGGTAACAAATATGAGGTGGTCGATAGCTGGTCGAGCAACCCGGTAATCGTCGACCCGGCGACAGTTGACTGGAAGGCGGTATCCGCCGGCACGGCTCACGCCTTGCTTCGTCAGAAGCCGACAGGCGCAAATTCCATGGGCAAGATGAAATTCCCGTTCGAAAACGGGCTCGGCATCTATCTCCACGACACGCCGCATAAGGAATATTTCAAAGAGGCGGTGCGAACGCTCAGCAATGGCTGCATTCGTTTGGAACGAGCTGCTGATTTCGGAAGCTGGATGATGGGTCGGCCGGCGAGGCCTGAAGATACGTCGGCCGAGTTGACCGTACCCTTCCCGCAGGGTGTGCCGATATACGTCACATATCTGACGGCGCTGCCCGATACGGGTAAGATCGCTTATGGCAAGGATGTCTATGGCTGGGATGCCCGGGCACCGATGACCGGCCAGGCGGTGGTGCAGGCAGCTGGCGCTGGGTCTTAA
- the folK gene encoding 2-amino-4-hydroxy-6-hydroxymethyldihydropteridine diphosphokinase yields MSDATHLYAIALGSNRRHVRHGRPAGVVEAAIARLDAEYELFDASPIVLNKAVGGAGRDFANAVALVESPLAPRMMLSGLKALERRFGRRMGKRWGPRVLDLDLVAWDGPPFRSRCLTIPHPRLRERDFVVGPMAAIAPGWRVIGGLTPRHLASRLGKRRRVG; encoded by the coding sequence GTGAGCGACGCAACGCACCTTTATGCCATCGCCCTCGGTTCCAACCGGCGCCATGTCCGCCACGGGCGACCCGCCGGCGTTGTCGAGGCGGCGATCGCCCGGCTCGATGCCGAATATGAGCTGTTCGATGCCTCGCCGATCGTTTTGAACAAGGCGGTCGGCGGCGCCGGGCGTGACTTTGCCAATGCGGTCGCGCTGGTCGAAAGTCCGCTCGCGCCTAGGATGATGCTGTCGGGCTTGAAGGCCCTGGAACGCCGCTTCGGGCGTAGGATGGGCAAGCGCTGGGGACCTCGGGTGCTCGACCTCGACCTGGTTGCGTGGGACGGTCCGCCGTTTCGCTCGCGATGCCTCACAATTCCGCACCCGCGCCTTCGCGAACGGGATTTCGTGGTCGGACCTATGGCAGCAATCGCGCCCGGTTGGCGGGTGATCGGCGGATTGACGCCCCGCCACCTCGCGTCTCGCCTTGGCAAGCGGCGGCGGGTTGGCTAG
- a CDS encoding GNAT family N-acetyltransferase has protein sequence MPEASDEIRTQRLLLRRATMDDVDAMHAIMSNPRAMRYWSTPPHAELAESERWMASMVDADPVVSDDFIVTVDGQLIGKLGAWKLPEVGFLLDPDHWGRGYALEALNAFVERRRARGSSHLTADVDPRNAASIRLLEQSGFIETGRAQGTWQVGSELCDSIYFRLDL, from the coding sequence ATGCCAGAGGCCAGCGATGAAATCCGGACGCAGCGGCTGCTGCTTCGCCGAGCGACCATGGATGACGTCGATGCGATGCATGCGATCATGAGCAATCCGCGGGCAATGCGATACTGGTCGACTCCGCCGCACGCCGAGCTCGCCGAGTCCGAGCGTTGGATGGCATCGATGGTCGATGCGGACCCGGTGGTCAGCGACGATTTCATTGTGACGGTCGACGGGCAATTGATCGGCAAGCTTGGTGCATGGAAGCTTCCGGAAGTCGGCTTCCTGCTGGACCCCGATCACTGGGGGCGTGGCTATGCGTTGGAAGCTCTCAATGCGTTCGTGGAGCGACGCAGGGCGCGGGGATCGAGCCATCTGACTGCCGATGTCGATCCTCGCAATGCGGCATCGATCCGCCTTCTGGAACAGTCGGGATTTATCGAAACCGGCCGCGCTCAAGGCACTTGGCAGGTCGGCAGCGAACTATGCGACAGCATTTACTTCCGGCTGGATCTTTAG